The Polynucleobacter necessarius genome has a window encoding:
- a CDS encoding APC family permease: MNSGLLKRNPKQAKDISLFSATALGIDGMMGAGLYSLLGLASSHAGTHVPLAFLIGAIAASFSVYSYAKLGATFPSSGGAATFTVMSYGPGIISGGINLFQYIAYLIAAALYAAGFVEYTNTIFGGDLSPILLKCITAAIILICTFLNLLGPSLVGKAETFAIGLVVISLLVFSAMGFHQADFKSYHMAGGSIEGIAVAAGILYINFQGFGVVTNSSSAMKSPQKELSLAMFSALILVTIAYLAVSTAVVLLIPLNVMQVDNGHVLADAAKIVAGKIGFIVISISALLACAAAVNATIFAASNIAADLTEKHEVSSALGNSVLKSKLRALTISSIGVIILALLFPLNEVGQMASLAFLLVYAIVSYGHIRVHKQTGASPKILWCTIAINLSLFTALLINAIKTAPSSAIALLIALVASFGLEAFSLLKSKRHKLD, from the coding sequence TTGAATTCAGGCTTACTCAAACGCAATCCCAAGCAAGCCAAGGACATTAGTCTTTTTTCTGCGACCGCGCTGGGTATCGACGGGATGATGGGTGCAGGCCTTTACTCCCTCTTGGGTTTAGCGAGTTCGCATGCTGGCACTCACGTGCCACTAGCCTTTCTGATTGGGGCCATCGCAGCCTCCTTCTCGGTGTACTCTTACGCAAAACTTGGCGCCACTTTTCCGAGTAGTGGTGGTGCAGCGACCTTCACAGTCATGAGTTATGGCCCAGGAATTATTTCTGGCGGCATTAATCTATTTCAATACATCGCCTACCTCATTGCTGCCGCTTTATACGCAGCAGGTTTCGTTGAATACACCAATACCATCTTTGGGGGCGACCTCTCCCCCATATTGCTGAAATGCATTACCGCAGCAATCATCTTGATTTGTACATTCCTAAATCTTTTGGGGCCAAGTTTGGTTGGCAAGGCCGAGACATTTGCAATTGGTCTGGTTGTGATTAGCCTTCTTGTATTCTCAGCCATGGGATTTCATCAGGCAGATTTCAAGAGCTATCACATGGCTGGCGGTTCGATTGAAGGAATTGCAGTGGCTGCAGGTATTCTCTACATTAATTTCCAAGGCTTCGGGGTGGTGACTAATTCTTCGTCAGCCATGAAGAGCCCACAAAAAGAATTATCTCTTGCCATGTTTTCAGCACTAATCTTGGTAACGATTGCGTATCTAGCAGTGAGTACGGCAGTTGTGTTGCTCATACCCTTAAACGTTATGCAAGTGGATAATGGCCACGTGCTTGCTGATGCTGCAAAAATCGTGGCAGGCAAAATTGGCTTTATTGTTATTAGCATTTCCGCCTTACTGGCCTGCGCTGCAGCGGTCAATGCCACAATTTTTGCAGCCTCCAATATCGCAGCTGATCTTACAGAAAAGCATGAAGTCTCTAGCGCCCTAGGAAACTCCGTACTGAAGAGCAAGCTCCGCGCGCTTACCATCTCCTCCATTGGCGTAATTATTCTGGCATTACTCTTCCCACTCAATGAAGTGGGTCAAATGGCTAGTCTGGCGTTTCTATTGGTTTATGCCATTGTGAGCTACGGACATATTCGCGTACATAAGCAGACAGGGGCTAGCCCAAAAATTTTGTGGTGTACAATTGCAATCAATCTGAGTTTATTCACTGCCCTACTAATTAATGCAATCAAGACCGCACCATCGAGTGCCATTGCCCTACTGATTGCTCTTGTAGCATCTTTTGGGCTTGAGGCATTTTCACTGCTCAAATCCAAGCGGCATAAATTAGATTAA
- a CDS encoding chaperone modulator CbpM translates to MTQTKITWIEGSLVEEEVRMSIVEISQATRAPEDLIMSWVTEGVLSPTGSSPEDWRFSGDSLKRAKTAAHLTHDLELNTPGVALALDLLDEITRLRSQLLRSNLG, encoded by the coding sequence ATGACACAAACAAAAATCACCTGGATTGAAGGTAGTCTTGTTGAGGAAGAAGTGCGCATGAGCATCGTGGAAATTTCACAGGCCACGCGCGCACCAGAGGATCTCATCATGTCATGGGTAACAGAGGGCGTCTTGAGTCCTACCGGCTCCTCACCTGAAGACTGGCGTTTTAGCGGGGACTCTCTCAAGCGCGCAAAAACTGCCGCTCACCTGACTCATGACCTCGAACTCAATACCCCTGGGGTTGCCTTAGCACTTGATCTCTTAGATGAAATCACCCGCCTACGCAGCCAACTGCTTCGTAGCAATTTAGGTTAA
- a CDS encoding DnaJ C-terminal domain-containing protein, with protein MKFRDYYETLGVARGATEAEIKAAYRKLARKYHPDVNKEVGTEEQFKAVGEAYSVLKDTEKRAAYDRMGANWKNGQDFTPPPNWNEGFECSDGNYSGGHGGFGGGYEGDQSEFFESLFGRGRHTQGGRGGNPRQGMNFKGQDHHAKILIDLADAYNGAKRTISLHMPTQDSNGHVSTQERKLDVSIPKGIKAGQNLRLAGQGGPGMGTGGAGDLYLEIDFHANPIYRVDGKDAYLDLPLAPWEAALGTTVNIPTPAGSTLELKIPAGTATGRKMRLKGKGIPSKEAGDLYVVPNIVLPSADTDAQKEAYQSLEKAFDFNLRTHLKG; from the coding sequence ATGAAATTCAGGGACTACTACGAAACACTTGGTGTAGCACGTGGTGCAACCGAAGCAGAAATTAAAGCGGCTTACCGCAAGCTAGCCCGCAAATATCACCCAGATGTGAATAAAGAAGTTGGCACAGAAGAGCAGTTTAAAGCTGTTGGCGAAGCCTACTCTGTACTGAAAGACACTGAGAAGCGTGCGGCATACGATCGCATGGGCGCCAATTGGAAAAATGGTCAAGATTTCACTCCACCACCAAACTGGAATGAGGGCTTTGAATGTTCCGACGGCAACTATAGTGGCGGCCATGGTGGATTTGGTGGCGGCTATGAGGGTGATCAAAGCGAATTCTTTGAATCTCTTTTTGGCAGAGGTCGCCATACTCAAGGCGGTCGAGGTGGCAACCCCCGTCAAGGCATGAACTTTAAAGGCCAAGATCATCACGCCAAAATCTTGATTGATCTTGCTGATGCCTATAACGGCGCAAAACGTACCATTTCCCTGCATATGCCTACGCAAGATTCCAATGGTCATGTCAGTACCCAGGAACGCAAACTTGATGTCAGCATCCCCAAGGGCATCAAGGCTGGCCAAAATTTACGCTTAGCCGGACAAGGCGGTCCAGGTATGGGCACAGGTGGTGCAGGTGATCTGTACCTTGAGATTGATTTTCATGCAAACCCTATTTACCGTGTCGACGGGAAGGATGCATATCTAGATTTGCCATTAGCCCCATGGGAAGCTGCGCTAGGCACAACCGTTAACATCCCCACCCCTGCCGGCTCCACTCTGGAATTAAAGATTCCAGCTGGCACAGCAACCGGTCGCAAGATGAGACTCAAAGGAAAAGGTATTCCCAGCAAAGAAGCTGGTGATTTATACGTTGTACCAAATATTGTTTTGCCTAGCGCCGACACCGATGCCCAGAAAGAAGCTTATCAATCACTAGAGAAAGCTTTTGATTTCAACCTCAGAACCCACCTGAAAGGATGA
- a CDS encoding pirin family protein, with the protein MLVLRKSQERGYADHGWLKSFHSFSFAGYHDPQFMGWGNLRVINEDRVAAGMGFGKHSHRNMEIISHVLSGELAHEDSMGNVKGIPPGDVQRMSTGTGVTHSEFNHAQDQTTHFLQIWIQPNVMEVQPSYEQKSIPLLDKQGKLCLIASPDGAGNAVKIHADARIYVGLFDGSESQKLELDPARKAYIHLVKGSLEVNGISLSTGDALLIENESNLLISNGKDAEVIIFDLSH; encoded by the coding sequence ATGTTAGTCCTCAGAAAATCCCAAGAACGTGGCTATGCAGACCATGGATGGCTTAAAAGCTTTCATTCCTTCTCGTTTGCCGGCTACCATGACCCTCAATTCATGGGCTGGGGCAATTTAAGGGTAATAAATGAGGATCGAGTAGCAGCAGGCATGGGTTTTGGTAAGCATAGCCACCGTAATATGGAAATCATCAGCCATGTTTTATCTGGTGAATTAGCTCACGAAGACAGCATGGGGAACGTGAAGGGCATTCCACCTGGCGATGTTCAACGCATGAGCACTGGGACTGGGGTCACCCATAGTGAATTCAATCATGCTCAAGATCAGACTACCCACTTTCTTCAAATTTGGATTCAACCAAATGTTATGGAAGTTCAGCCGAGTTACGAGCAAAAATCTATCCCGCTCTTAGACAAGCAAGGCAAGCTTTGCTTAATAGCATCCCCTGATGGCGCGGGTAATGCAGTCAAAATTCATGCCGATGCCAGAATATATGTAGGCTTATTTGATGGATCCGAATCCCAAAAATTAGAGCTCGATCCAGCACGTAAAGCATATATTCACCTTGTGAAAGGCTCTTTAGAGGTCAACGGCATATCCCTGTCTACTGGTGATGCGCTATTGATAGAAAACGAGAGCAATCTACTGATCAGCAATGGTAAAGACGCCGAAGTCATTATCTTTGACCTGAGTCATTAA
- a CDS encoding TAXI family TRAP transporter solute-binding subunit, producing the protein MKHFLKGKVSVDAVGSGTHSQAMRLIEASGLQKEAHFLYLPNHDAVNALKKGEIDGAFLVDGYQSESVQALLTDPQIHLTGFERAEAYTHLLPYLHTLKVSIGGFSLPRNNPDIEIQLLSTTTNLLIDDRMHPALQFLFLEAAHEINGKANFFARRGEFPFFGDSHFPESPVALHYEKNGSPWLMTYFPFWLAELINRLLFVLLPFCMIAYPALISLPGYRNKRMRRKINSLYGTLKAYEQEMIEGFSSGSGDEYLKKLDLLEYEALQLKVPKSMAGDYYTLRTSIDYVRNCLNRDTRPYQLQDGNVDI; encoded by the coding sequence ATGAAACATTTCCTTAAGGGGAAAGTTTCGGTAGACGCTGTTGGTAGCGGTACCCACTCTCAAGCTATGCGCTTGATTGAGGCATCCGGACTTCAGAAAGAAGCCCATTTCTTATATTTACCCAATCATGACGCAGTAAATGCTCTGAAGAAGGGCGAGATTGATGGTGCTTTTTTGGTTGATGGCTATCAATCAGAAAGTGTTCAAGCGTTGCTTACCGATCCTCAAATTCATCTCACCGGATTTGAGCGAGCCGAGGCATATACCCATCTCTTACCTTACTTGCATACCTTAAAAGTGTCTATTGGTGGATTTAGTTTGCCCAGAAATAATCCCGATATTGAAATACAGTTGCTATCAACAACGACCAATCTATTGATTGATGATCGCATGCATCCTGCGCTTCAATTCCTATTTTTAGAAGCGGCACATGAAATTAACGGTAAAGCTAATTTTTTTGCACGGCGCGGAGAATTTCCTTTCTTTGGAGATTCTCATTTCCCAGAGAGTCCAGTTGCTTTGCATTATGAGAAAAATGGTTCACCTTGGTTAATGACCTATTTCCCATTTTGGCTAGCAGAGCTCATTAACCGTTTACTGTTTGTGCTCTTACCATTTTGCATGATCGCTTATCCAGCCCTCATTAGTCTCCCGGGTTATCGAAATAAGCGAATGCGACGCAAGATTAATTCCCTGTATGGTACTCTCAAAGCCTATGAGCAGGAGATGATTGAGGGTTTCTCGTCAGGATCTGGTGATGAATATCTGAAAAAGCTGGATCTTTTGGAATATGAAGCGCTCCAGCTAAAGGTTCCCAAGAGTATGGCTGGCGACTACTACACTCTGAGGACTAGTATTGATTATGTGCGTAACTGTTTAAATCGAGATACTAGACCATATCAACTCCAAGATGGTAATGTTGATATTTGA
- a CDS encoding DUF3422 domain-containing protein, with protein MALWPNERVLSQSFLLDANSHQTQIEWIQKLSTALGVPNDEQDHSFKTLTLAPEPQRVLVKWELHGEFATIAVIVHNPVKITGPLLQSRLSLEKTLDKLFQDLGCPIIVEAGGERISALDLAFEHRPLFSETQEVSAIFGGNTVLGSYILLSKKAQLWTDLSLDEDGFISCFIPHDILGSRQAGRIARALAEAETYRMAAMIAFPVAKSLSMPLRSAESELADLSKNISQLQTEPGIYTEKDGQFLGELSHLASRAEQWISGYGLRFTASEAYSQLLSKNLYELAESPIPGVQSLSEFMDRRFQPAMGTCIWTQRKLKELSDRISRTTQTLRTRIEFVNEEQTQKLLASMDQRARLQLRLQETVESLSVLVLTYYAVSLLAYVAKGGKEAGLAIHPEIIAAITAPVVAITFLLISKRRRKRIAGMGKSL; from the coding sequence ATCGCACTTTGGCCAAATGAAAGGGTGTTATCCCAATCTTTTCTGCTTGATGCGAATTCTCATCAGACTCAAATTGAATGGATTCAAAAGTTAAGCACTGCATTGGGCGTGCCTAATGATGAGCAAGACCATTCCTTCAAAACATTGACCTTAGCCCCTGAGCCGCAGAGGGTACTTGTTAAATGGGAGCTGCATGGTGAGTTTGCAACCATCGCAGTCATTGTGCATAACCCAGTCAAAATTACTGGACCTCTATTGCAGTCACGCTTGTCTCTCGAAAAGACTTTGGATAAATTATTTCAGGACCTAGGCTGCCCAATCATTGTTGAGGCGGGCGGTGAAAGAATTTCCGCCCTAGATCTCGCTTTTGAGCATCGCCCTCTGTTTTCTGAGACTCAAGAAGTTTCGGCTATTTTTGGTGGAAATACCGTACTCGGAAGTTACATTTTGTTGAGCAAGAAGGCCCAACTGTGGACGGATTTAAGTTTGGATGAGGATGGCTTCATCTCTTGCTTTATTCCGCATGATATCTTAGGATCACGACAGGCTGGTCGTATAGCGCGAGCTCTTGCTGAAGCGGAAACCTATCGTATGGCAGCCATGATCGCATTCCCAGTAGCAAAGAGTCTCTCTATGCCACTCAGAAGTGCGGAGTCGGAATTGGCAGATCTTTCTAAAAATATTTCTCAGCTCCAAACCGAGCCTGGTATCTATACCGAAAAGGATGGACAGTTTTTGGGTGAGCTTTCTCATTTAGCCTCAAGAGCCGAGCAATGGATTTCAGGTTATGGATTGCGCTTCACTGCCTCAGAGGCATACAGTCAATTACTCAGTAAAAACTTATACGAGTTAGCAGAGTCTCCGATTCCAGGTGTGCAGTCCTTATCGGAGTTTATGGATCGGCGTTTTCAGCCTGCGATGGGCACCTGTATTTGGACTCAGCGTAAGTTAAAAGAGCTATCTGACCGCATCTCGAGAACAACTCAAACATTGAGGACCCGTATTGAGTTTGTAAATGAAGAGCAGACGCAAAAATTACTTGCTAGCATGGATCAGAGAGCCCGTTTGCAATTACGCCTTCAAGAGACGGTAGAGAGCTTATCGGTTCTGGTGTTAACTTACTATGCGGTAAGTTTATTAGCCTATGTCGCTAAAGGCGGAAAAGAGGCTGGTCTCGCCATTCATCCGGAGATTATTGCTGCAATAACAGCCCCAGTAGTGGCGATCACCTTCTTGCTAATTAGCAAACGACGACGCAAGCGAATTGCTGGGATGGGTAAATCGCTCTAG
- a CDS encoding NAD(P)/FAD-dependent oxidoreductase yields the protein MDRRHFIGQSAAAVGLLAGLSTQTKAATLQKAEILVIGGGYGGATAAKYLRLFSSNTARVTLIEPNTSFISCPLSNLVVGGSRTLAEITSPYDTLSKRHGIKIIQDSVSSIDPDKKTVTLASGKTLRYDKAVVSPGISLNFKSIEGLAQANKDGVTLQAWKAGPETVALHKQIAAMREGGTFAISIPEAPYRCPPGPYERACQVANYLKQHNPKGKVLILDANQDVTSKGGLFKKVWAEQYAGIIEYRPKHNVVGVDAKTKTLKLEVADDVRADVLNVLPQMSAGEIAMKTGLANSNGRWVNVNFLNFESTARKDIHVLGDSIQIAPTMPKSGHMANQHAKVAAAAAIVAELSGWEVNPAPVVTNTCYSFVNARDVVHVASVHQYDAEKKTFLPVKGAGGLSPAPSTLEGVYAWGWAHNIWADSLG from the coding sequence ATGGATCGTCGACATTTTATAGGTCAGAGCGCTGCAGCAGTAGGTTTACTTGCAGGACTGTCTACCCAAACAAAAGCAGCCACTTTACAAAAAGCAGAAATTCTCGTTATCGGCGGTGGATATGGTGGCGCTACTGCTGCCAAGTATTTGCGTCTATTCTCTAGCAACACAGCGCGAGTGACCCTCATAGAGCCAAATACCTCTTTTATCTCGTGCCCACTGTCCAATTTGGTTGTTGGCGGCTCACGAACTCTAGCTGAAATCACATCGCCTTATGACACACTGAGCAAGCGTCATGGCATCAAGATTATTCAAGACAGCGTCAGCAGCATTGATCCGGATAAGAAAACGGTAACCCTCGCCTCCGGCAAAACTTTACGTTACGACAAAGCTGTCGTATCTCCCGGCATATCACTGAACTTCAAGAGTATTGAGGGCCTCGCACAAGCTAACAAAGATGGCGTAACCCTGCAAGCCTGGAAAGCGGGTCCTGAAACTGTTGCCCTACATAAACAAATCGCCGCCATGCGCGAAGGCGGTACTTTTGCAATTAGCATTCCAGAGGCGCCATATCGCTGCCCTCCTGGACCTTATGAGCGTGCTTGCCAGGTTGCAAATTACCTCAAGCAACACAATCCTAAGGGTAAAGTATTAATTTTGGATGCTAACCAGGATGTCACCTCCAAAGGAGGTTTGTTCAAGAAGGTATGGGCCGAGCAGTACGCTGGCATTATTGAGTATCGACCTAAACATAATGTAGTTGGTGTAGACGCTAAAACCAAAACTCTCAAACTGGAAGTTGCTGATGATGTGAGGGCTGACGTGTTGAATGTTTTGCCGCAAATGTCTGCCGGTGAAATTGCCATGAAGACAGGTTTAGCCAACTCCAATGGACGTTGGGTGAATGTAAACTTCCTCAACTTTGAATCGACAGCGCGTAAGGATATTCACGTCTTGGGTGACTCGATTCAGATTGCTCCAACAATGCCAAAGTCAGGACATATGGCCAATCAGCATGCCAAGGTTGCAGCAGCAGCAGCTATTGTTGCTGAACTCAGCGGCTGGGAAGTCAATCCAGCGCCAGTGGTCACTAATACTTGCTATAGCTTTGTTAATGCTAGGGATGTGGTTCACGTGGCTAGTGTGCATCAATATGATGCTGAGAAGAAAACCTTCTTGCCTGTTAAAGGAGCTGGTGGTCTATCGCCTGCACCATCGACTCTAGAAGGTGTGTATGCGTGGGGCTGGGCTCACAATATCTGGGCAGATAGTTTGGGTTAA
- a CDS encoding c-type cytochrome, whose protein sequence is MTETIPMRVKHLKPILVAGTLIGLSQWSGLSFAQTADQLYKRSLAATCANCHGTDGKGVVDGGMPLINNLTSQEMLTKLKAYKAGTLEGTIMPQLAKGYTDEQLTTIANQLGKKQ, encoded by the coding sequence ATGACGGAGACTATTCCTATGCGAGTGAAGCACCTAAAACCTATTTTGGTGGCTGGCACCTTGATTGGCTTGAGCCAGTGGAGCGGCCTCAGCTTTGCACAGACTGCTGACCAGCTATATAAACGTAGCCTTGCTGCAACCTGCGCTAATTGTCATGGGACTGATGGCAAGGGTGTGGTTGATGGTGGGATGCCACTCATCAATAACTTAACCAGCCAAGAGATGCTGACAAAACTTAAGGCTTACAAGGCTGGCACCTTAGAGGGCACCATCATGCCCCAGCTAGCAAAAGGCTATACCGATGAACAACTCACCACTATTGCCAATCAACTTGGCAAGAAACAATAA
- a CDS encoding ArnT family glycosyltransferase, which yields MRGTFTYRNALFILLLGVFTYLYGLDSRFAPKNGDEYPYMHIVRMTADAGAWLPLQSEMDGIKNTKPPLVFWEGIASTAWGSDWSLLALRWPSVLYTGLTAFFLFLAVARFSGKKQTGLLAALVWLSFFATYRYGRPFLTDPPEVFWLSLPFFALLYWGRAAFESKLLFPLLAGASFGMALLSKSFAYIVPAAFALGLFYWRWRGWSIPKVFLKDLYKVILIALLALGIFALWFVLDPFPEAVWKEFVLGENAGKFEARSSHYLLDLVRGGDSIWMLALTTLANAGLFTFVLISALLQCWRERRFISLEEGLLLLLVLAFFIVFSLPSQRSGRYLLPVMPAFAALIAMYWDRLPLWGFRIALLLQLILLSALSWVGGNLQLSDFLGQSGIWNYSPWHWGFMVTSIALVLLGILNRDRSKVIALAGYFLCYCALTTSLSLLEGAVGRYSQSTIQDIAGKDVWVPCDYRAKDEEYRLLLPGAILHGYLAKDATQIDLLTNTYPLVAIQSAIGVEPVLCESCQIVGKRMEMRARHSDAEIQAILKGHIGEHLFVNEYLISTPATMTLPLVGKDACR from the coding sequence ATGCGTGGCACTTTTACTTATCGAAATGCTCTTTTCATCTTACTTCTGGGTGTATTCACCTACTTGTATGGTTTAGATAGTCGCTTTGCCCCAAAAAATGGGGATGAATATCCCTATATGCACATCGTTCGGATGACTGCGGATGCTGGAGCTTGGCTACCCCTTCAATCTGAGATGGATGGCATTAAAAATACCAAGCCTCCCCTGGTGTTTTGGGAGGGTATCGCTAGTACTGCTTGGGGTAGTGATTGGAGTCTTCTTGCGTTACGTTGGCCCAGTGTTTTATACACGGGCTTAACGGCATTTTTCTTATTTTTGGCAGTCGCTCGCTTTAGTGGAAAAAAGCAGACCGGCTTGCTGGCAGCTTTAGTGTGGCTTTCTTTTTTTGCAACTTATCGCTATGGCCGCCCATTCCTCACTGATCCCCCGGAAGTATTTTGGTTGAGCTTGCCATTCTTTGCGCTGCTCTATTGGGGTAGAGCAGCTTTTGAATCTAAGCTCTTATTTCCGCTGTTGGCGGGCGCCTCTTTTGGTATGGCCTTATTGTCAAAGTCCTTTGCTTACATTGTTCCCGCTGCGTTTGCCTTAGGTCTTTTTTACTGGCGCTGGCGAGGGTGGAGTATTCCAAAAGTCTTTTTGAAAGACTTATATAAAGTCATTTTGATTGCTCTGCTTGCTCTGGGTATATTCGCGCTCTGGTTTGTGCTGGACCCTTTTCCAGAGGCAGTCTGGAAAGAGTTTGTTCTGGGTGAGAACGCTGGTAAGTTCGAGGCACGAAGCTCTCATTACCTACTTGATCTAGTGCGTGGAGGAGATAGTATTTGGATGCTGGCTTTAACAACTCTAGCAAATGCCGGTCTATTCACTTTTGTTTTGATTTCTGCTTTGCTTCAATGTTGGAGGGAGCGTCGATTTATATCGCTTGAAGAAGGCTTGCTGCTTCTCTTGGTTTTAGCATTTTTTATCGTATTTAGTTTGCCAAGTCAGCGCTCTGGTCGATATCTGCTGCCAGTGATGCCGGCATTTGCCGCTCTAATCGCAATGTACTGGGATCGATTGCCTTTATGGGGATTTCGGATTGCATTGCTTTTGCAGTTGATCTTGCTTTCTGCGCTTTCTTGGGTTGGCGGAAATTTACAGTTATCGGATTTCTTGGGTCAGTCTGGCATTTGGAATTACTCCCCATGGCATTGGGGATTCATGGTGACTTCAATTGCCTTGGTATTGCTGGGTATATTGAATCGAGATCGTAGTAAGGTAATTGCTTTGGCGGGTTACTTTCTTTGCTATTGCGCACTCACTACTAGTCTGTCACTTCTAGAAGGTGCTGTAGGCCGATACTCTCAATCCACTATTCAGGATATTGCTGGAAAAGATGTTTGGGTGCCTTGTGACTACCGCGCTAAAGATGAGGAGTATCGACTCTTGTTGCCGGGTGCAATATTGCATGGCTATTTGGCAAAGGATGCTACCCAGATTGATTTGCTCACCAATACGTATCCATTAGTAGCTATTCAGTCGGCAATAGGTGTAGAGCCTGTGCTTTGTGAATCTTGCCAGATCGTCGGTAAGCGTATGGAGATGCGGGCCCGCCATTCCGATGCTGAAATTCAGGCGATACTTAAAGGTCATATTGGAGAGCATCTATTTGTGAATGAATATTTAATTTCTACACCTGCAACTATGACCTTACCATTGGTAGGTAAGGACGCTTGTCGATGA
- a CDS encoding sialidase family protein: MSRVIAFCFLLLASVLGYLHIDSRPIWAPFAGEYQVNSAPQVDDTPQSIEDAKPAKNLKHIAPAKITQPTLRMDWLPDTGAPSVHAASLIALKDGAIRAFWFAGSREGAPDVVINTSVFDPQAARWSAPTVVMDRVSAEKGLSRYIAKLGNPVPARMTDGRMQLFFVTVSIGGWAGSSISSVISDDEGLTWGRPQRLISSPLINLSTLVKSPAIPFTDGRLGLPAYHEWIGRFGEFLRIEASQVIDKRRMSSGRGAIQPVVFTDGPQEANAFFRQTRPSSQPKQIPVSETKDAGQSWVVTKDLEIPNPNSALAALTLANGTKLMVLNNIEAARYRLVMVMCEPNSTQWRVIQVLEDDETLLNNLHQEFSYPYLISANGEDVHLAYTWNRQKIKHVYFPAAWFNYAVSSLKEKDAQ; the protein is encoded by the coding sequence ATGAGCCGTGTAATTGCTTTTTGTTTTTTATTACTTGCTTCTGTGCTTGGCTATCTACATATTGATAGTCGCCCAATATGGGCTCCATTTGCAGGTGAATACCAAGTTAACAGTGCGCCGCAAGTGGATGATACTCCTCAGTCAATCGAGGATGCAAAGCCAGCAAAGAATCTTAAGCATATTGCGCCAGCAAAGATCACACAGCCAACCCTAAGGATGGATTGGTTGCCAGATACTGGCGCCCCTTCAGTACACGCCGCCTCCTTAATTGCGCTGAAAGATGGTGCGATTCGAGCCTTCTGGTTTGCAGGGAGTCGCGAAGGTGCACCAGATGTGGTGATTAATACATCTGTGTTTGATCCGCAGGCAGCCAGGTGGAGCGCTCCAACTGTTGTAATGGATCGAGTTAGTGCAGAAAAGGGTCTATCCCGTTACATTGCTAAATTAGGTAACCCCGTTCCAGCAAGAATGACGGATGGTCGCATGCAGTTGTTTTTTGTAACCGTATCTATTGGAGGTTGGGCAGGTAGCTCAATCTCATCAGTGATTTCAGATGATGAGGGTTTGACTTGGGGTCGGCCCCAGCGCTTGATTAGCTCACCCTTAATTAATCTGAGTACCTTGGTAAAGTCCCCGGCTATCCCATTTACGGATGGACGCTTGGGTTTGCCCGCTTATCACGAATGGATTGGTCGCTTTGGTGAGTTCCTCAGAATCGAGGCGAGTCAGGTTATTGATAAACGACGTATGAGCTCTGGTAGGGGTGCGATTCAGCCTGTAGTTTTTACTGATGGGCCTCAAGAGGCAAACGCTTTTTTCCGTCAAACACGGCCAAGCTCCCAGCCAAAACAAATCCCCGTCAGTGAAACCAAGGATGCTGGACAGTCTTGGGTTGTAACAAAAGATCTTGAAATTCCAAATCCAAACTCAGCCCTTGCCGCACTTACTTTGGCTAATGGCACAAAATTAATGGTGCTCAATAATATTGAAGCAGCACGTTATCGATTGGTAATGGTGATGTGTGAGCCAAACTCTACTCAATGGCGAGTGATTCAGGTGCTTGAAGATGATGAGACTTTGCTCAACAACTTGCATCAAGAATTCTCGTACCCGTACTTAATATCTGCCAATGGTGAGGACGTCCATCTTGCCTATACCTGGAATAGACAAAAGATTAAGCATGTGTACTTTCCGGCTGCCTGGTTTAACTATGCTGTAAGCAGTCTTAAAGAAAAGGATGCGCAATGA